The segment CGTCCTTCTCGTGCAGGTAGTCGCTTTCGACGATCCAGGCTTTGAGTGTGCGGGCGAGGTGCGCGTGACGGACGACCAGCCAGCGGTTGGGGACGAGGGGAAAGCCACCGACGCCTTCCTCGTCGTCGTGCCGGCCGCGGGTGAGCGCGGCGGGCAGTTCCCACTGGAGATAGACGCCGAGGCGGTCATCGCGGCCGGTCCACGTCTCAAGGTGGTCAAAGGGCCTCGGCTCCGGCTCCACGCCCTGCCCGATGCCTTTGAAGTTGGTGTTCCAGCGCTGGATGACGTGATGGCTTCCGGTGTCGCGGGTCTGCCGGTTGACGGCGAGGGCGGCCACCTCGACCGGCACGACCAGGGTGTTGTCCACGGACATGGGCCGTCGGTCCTTTCATGAACGGCGCGGCGCGGCGTGGCTGCGGTGTGGGGGTGGGTGTGGCGGGTGCCGGTCAGGGCCGGTAGGAGAAGGTCTGTGCCTGCGGGGCGTTGATCATCTGCAGGGCGAAGTACGCGGAGGAGAACTCTTCGACCTCGACGCCGTGCGCGTCGGCCAGGGCGGGGACCAGTGCGTCCCCGTCGCCGTACGCGTTGAGGACGTCCGCATCGCCGGGGCGCAGAAAGCGGCTGAAGCCGGCCGGCTGCGGGAACTCGCCCTTGGGGTAGCCGATGCGGTCACCGCTGATCTCGCGCAGTTCGATCGTGCCGACATCGCCGATGCCGAAGCAGATGCCGCGCGGCGGCTCGCACAGTTCGAACCGGTCGATCACCTGCGGGTAGAGCAGCAGCCGGATGTCGGTGCCGTAGACGGCGCTGCGCAGCGGTTCGACGACGCCGGCGCCCCGATAGGCGGTGATGACGGCCTGGGGCCACTGGGGTACCAGGGCGGAGCGGATCAGTACGGCGCAGGCCGGTACCGGTCCGCCGCTGGTGGCCAGGTTGTTGAGGTCGGCGTCCAGGGCGTGGCCGACGCCGACGCTGAGGGCACCGTCCACGGCGGCGCGGACCCACTCGGGGTCTACGTAGGCGAAGCGGATGGACTCCTCCGGGAGCATCCGGCTGTCCGGTACCAGGTGCTCGAAGCCCAGCATTTCCAGGCGTCGCAGCCGGTCCAGCCAGCCGGTCACGGTACTCAACCGGTCGCCGGCGGCCTGGGCGAGGAGGTTGGCGATGCCCGGCTGACCTACCAGGGCCCGCAGGTCGGCCGCGGTGCATGGCGGCCGGGCGCTGGTGCTGGCAGTACGGCGCAGGCCGGCACGCAGCTGTGGGCCGGCCCGGTCCACGGCGCGGGTGAAGCGGGTGGCGTCCTCGTCGAGGAGCAGGTGGTCGAAGGCTTCGAAGGCCAGCGGTGCGGTGAGCTGCCGGGCCGTGACCACGGTGCCGGCCGGCTGGGGGTGGGAAGCCAGACGGCGCACCGCGGAACGGGCGGCGGACCGGAACTCAAGCAGACCGGCGCGGAACTCGGCGTCGGACAGGGCCAGCAGGCGCCCGGCGGTGAAGGCGCCACCGTAGGCGGTGTCGAAGACGCCGTACTTCTCCAGGTAGATCAACGCCTCGCCGGACGATTCCAGCCGGACGGCATCGGGGCCGGGTGGGGGCAGCTCGCGGGCGGGCCGGGCGGTGAGCGGTCCGCGGTGGAATGCGATGGTGCGCTCGCCCGTCTCCAGGCGCTGCGGCAGGGCGACGGCGCCGCCCGCCATGCGGTCGAGGGCCTCGCGCTGAGGGGCGGACGGGTCGGCCGGGGCGGTGACCGGCAGGCGCAGCCGCAGTTCTTCGGTGTCGCGCGGGGTGACACCGTCGGTGGTGGCCAGGTGCTGGGCCAGGTCACCGAAGCCGATACCGGAGTCAGGCTCGGTGGTGAACGTCCAGGAGGTGAGCGAGACCAGGCGCACGCCCTCGGCGGGGGCGGGGGCGGTCAGGTTCTGGTCGAAGCCTTCCAGGGAGACGAGGTGGACCACATGCCGGCCGCCCGCGGCGGCGGGGAAGCGGTTGGCGATCACGACGCCGTTGAGCTGCTTCTCGTCCGGCGCCGGGTCGGACCCGGCCACCGTGGCATCAGGCCGACCGCCCTCGCGGACGTGGGCGAAGTAGCCCATCTCCACGGGCAGGGGCTTGACCTTGTCGAACAGGTCGGCGGGGACCAGAACCGTCGCACAACGCTCCTCGTACTCCTCCTCCCGCAGGCTCTCCGACGGCAGGGCGGGTGGACGCCCGGGGCCCAGTCGCGAGCAGAGGAGCTCGCGGACCGTGCCGGCGGTGACCGAGCCGACCGCGTCGGGGTCCTCGGGCAGCTCGTCCTCCCGGAACAGCAGCAGGGCCATCCACGGCACCGCTTTGGGAGGTTCGGGGTGTGGATCCCCGGGCTCCGGAGGTGCAGGTTTCGGATATTCCGGGCCGAGCGGCCGGTTCCAGGGCAGGCCGGGGGCGTCGAGGTTGATGTGCGGAAGGGTCTGGCTGTAGGTGCCGACGGCATCAGGCGCCGGGAAGCGGGCGTTGATCCCGCCCGGGTCGATGCTGAACCGCGGCTCGATGACGTCGAACGGCTGCGGTGTGGCGTCAATGACACGGTCGCCGCCGTCGACGTCCTTGAGGATCTGCCGGTCGTGGATTTCGTAGCGGCCGGCGTACAGCGAGGGAATGCGGTAGTCGAAGAACCGGGTGCGGTGTTTGGCCGTGGGCACGGTGAAAGGCCGGGGCCCCGAGGCGGGTGTGGTGGTCACGAGCGTGCCTTTCGACAAGGGAGCTACGAACGCCGGCAGGGGATGAGCAGGCTCGGCCCGTAGTCGTTCACGGACCAGGGGGAATCAGCCGGCGGCAACGAGCATCGGGCTCGCAGTGAAGGCGGTGCCCGCAGCACCCGCATAACCGCTCAAGTCGGTATCGACCGGGCCGAGTTCCACACCGAGACGTCCCAGTGCGCCGACGAGAGCGGAACGGTTGCTGCGGGTGCCGGCCGCGTCGATACCGTCGTGGATCTTCTCGATCACCCCGCCGGGCCGCCGCGGTTCGGCGCCGACGGAGTCTTCGTCCGCGGACAGCGGCTGGCGGCCGTCCGGCGCGATCGGATCGAAAGAGATCCCCTTCTCGTCGATGAACCCGGTGGAGGTCCCGTAGTTCACCGGCGGCGACACGAGTTGGACTCCGATGATCCGTTCACGGAGCAGCCCGTCACCACCACCGCCGTCCGGGCTCGTGCCCCACAGAGCGTTGACGACGTTTCCGCGGATCGGCGTGTGCTTCCAGTGCCTCAGGGTTTCGTCACGGCCCTCGCGGTCGAACCACACGCGCAGTTCGCTCTCCTTGCCCTGCACGTGCATGGGCAGAATGTCCACTGCCGTGCCGGTGTCGACCGGTGTGGTGCTGTCGCGATCCAGGTACAGCGTGCTGACGGGGGCCTGGGTGTCGGTGGTGAAGGTGAAGCCGCCGCTGTTGACCAGCCACGGCTTGGCGTCACTGTCGGCGGCAGCATCAGGGGTGCTCTCGCCGGCGTACCCGGGACCAGGGACGGTACGGATGATGTGCTTGGGCTGCGGCAGCATGCCCTGGAAGCCGCCCCAGCCCAAGGCAGGCTTCTCGCTGCGGCGCTCAGCGCCGAACCCGAAGGTGAAGGAGATGAACCACAGGTGGACGGTGGCCTCGCCGCCCACTGCCGGGCCCCAGACCCGCACACTGGCCCCGATCTCGATGGAGATCGTGAGCCGGAAGAACCACACCTTGATGGTGGCGGAGACCCCGATCCGCACCCCGATGCCCACATCGAAGTAGAAGGGGTTCCACTCCACCAGGACATCCAGCTTGGCAGTGAGCCAGGCTCGCACCATCCCGGCCTGAAAGACGATTTCCAGACTCCCGCCGGCCATCAGCGACTTGGGCGTCATAGCGGCATAGGCAGTGCCGCTGATTTTGATCGTGTTGCCGATCCCCCACTCCAGACCGGCGGGTTCCGACTTCGGGTAGTGGCCCGGCAGTTCGCGGGCCCGCGGGAGGGCCCCGAGGATCAGAGCGAAGTCCCCCGCCTGGGGATGCTCGCCGAACCAGAACTTCAGCCCGACGCCGCCGCGCAATTTGCAGTTCTCGTCGATGAGGAAGGTCTTCTCGGTGAAGCCGGCGCTGATGCTCAGTTCCCCGACAACCGGCTTGACCGTCACCTCGAAGCCGATCTCCAGCCGGGCGATCTTCTTCTCACTCTGCGTCGGCAGCTGTGCGCCGCCCGCCCCGAGCAGGCTGATCGTCAGTTCCGATCCCGTCTGCACCAGAGCCATCGCGCGCCCGCGCACTGTCTTGAAGCAGTCAAAGGCCAGACCGGCGGCGAACCACAGGTCGCCCTCCTGCGGAATCACCCACGGTCTGGGCGGGCCGATCAGACTGGTCAGCACCTTCAGGGGATCGACCGAGGGGCCGTCCGCTCCGATCGCACCGGGGTTGTCCAGGGCCATGAGGAACGGGAAGGCGCCCAGGTCTTCCGCCCTCGGCACCCGCACCCGGCTGTTCCAGCCGCCGCCGAGGGCGACGCCCCGCACGACAAAGGGGGGCGGAGTGACACTGCTGCCCAGCGAACCGTAGGCGAACAACGACGGCCGAACACTGCTGGTGCGGGGCTCGAGGTACGCGCCCATCAGAGACCCGTTGAA is part of the Streptomyces platensis genome and harbors:
- a CDS encoding DUF6603 domain-containing protein — its product is MSVRVGDIREILEQAAPGGAVEIPVSVLDGHVPDVGLVFRGGRMRVEGAVCDLTELRITGQAATTASASPVPVRIAFTGDGDRVTDTVAAADLGAGRRLLLVDGAAADAELPPGAWVVVDGRAMRLTVRGRAAHTDPGRLDGLGRPLPPARVRTAAERAQERRPQALVTERGIFVPRPTAYRQQGVRVLESPMVRGWQPVETPIGGGGISVEYEKSPVRVAGAFTAMPILAEDGPFKDYEAAFGGALLFDTGKFNGSLMGAYLEPRTSSVRPSLFAYGSLGSSVTPPPFVVRGVALGGGWNSRVRVPRAEDLGAFPFLMALDNPGAIGADGPSVDPLKVLTSLIGPPRPWVIPQEGDLWFAAGLAFDCFKTVRGRAMALVQTGSELTISLLGAGGAQLPTQSEKKIARLEIGFEVTVKPVVGELSISAGFTEKTFLIDENCKLRGGVGLKFWFGEHPQAGDFALILGALPRARELPGHYPKSEPAGLEWGIGNTIKISGTAYAAMTPKSLMAGGSLEIVFQAGMVRAWLTAKLDVLVEWNPFYFDVGIGVRIGVSATIKVWFFRLTISIEIGASVRVWGPAVGGEATVHLWFISFTFGFGAERRSEKPALGWGGFQGMLPQPKHIIRTVPGPGYAGESTPDAAADSDAKPWLVNSGGFTFTTDTQAPVSTLYLDRDSTTPVDTGTAVDILPMHVQGKESELRVWFDREGRDETLRHWKHTPIRGNVVNALWGTSPDGGGGDGLLRERIIGVQLVSPPVNYGTSTGFIDEKGISFDPIAPDGRQPLSADEDSVGAEPRRPGGVIEKIHDGIDAAGTRSNRSALVGALGRLGVELGPVDTDLSGYAGAAGTAFTASPMLVAAG